A single window of Pseudarthrobacter defluvii DNA harbors:
- the mshA gene encoding D-inositol-3-phosphate glycosyltransferase, translating into MALIRRVALLSLHTSPMEQPGSGDAGGMNVYIRELASALAEAGVEVEIFTRATSADQPAVEHPDPGVCVHNVLAGPPKKIPKEELPGLLHAMVAEIEQIRRRQPHGRYDVIHSHYWVSGLAGLELSELWGVPLVHTMHTMAKVKNLLLESGEQPEPRRRELGEHRIVEGASRLIANTSSEAAELVSDYGATYDRIDIAPPGVDLATFTPAFRARSRAQHGVSPDTFHLVFAGRIQRLKGPQVLVKAAALLRKRRPDIDLRVTILGALSGNKEFNLRCLIKEAGMDDVVTQLPPVKAPELASWFRAADVVVMPSFSESFGLVALEAQACGTPVVATRVGGLSRAIFHGRTGLLVDGHHAADWADALEALYDDPATREDLGRAAAIRAQSSGWQRTAAITLESYHAAVDNFVGRRLAPVVPAS; encoded by the coding sequence GTGGCACTGATCCGCAGGGTCGCTTTGCTCTCCCTCCACACCTCCCCCATGGAACAGCCCGGCTCGGGCGATGCCGGCGGGATGAATGTCTACATCCGTGAGCTGGCGTCGGCGCTGGCCGAGGCCGGGGTGGAGGTGGAGATCTTCACGCGCGCCACGTCCGCGGACCAGCCCGCCGTCGAGCATCCCGATCCGGGCGTGTGCGTGCACAATGTCCTGGCCGGGCCGCCCAAGAAGATTCCCAAGGAGGAACTTCCCGGGCTCCTGCATGCCATGGTGGCGGAGATCGAGCAGATCCGCCGGCGCCAGCCGCACGGCCGGTACGACGTAATCCATTCGCACTATTGGGTGTCCGGTCTGGCCGGGCTGGAGCTGTCCGAGCTGTGGGGCGTGCCGCTGGTGCACACCATGCACACCATGGCCAAGGTCAAGAACCTGCTGCTGGAGTCCGGAGAACAGCCGGAACCCCGGCGGCGTGAGCTGGGCGAGCACCGCATTGTTGAAGGCGCGTCACGGCTCATCGCCAACACCAGCTCCGAGGCCGCCGAACTGGTCTCCGACTACGGCGCCACCTACGACCGCATCGACATCGCGCCGCCCGGAGTGGACCTCGCCACGTTCACCCCCGCGTTCCGGGCGCGGTCCAGGGCGCAGCACGGCGTCAGCCCCGACACCTTCCACCTGGTGTTCGCCGGCCGCATCCAGCGGCTGAAAGGACCGCAGGTGCTGGTCAAGGCTGCCGCCCTGCTGCGGAAACGCCGCCCGGACATCGACCTGCGCGTCACCATCCTGGGCGCGTTGAGCGGCAACAAGGAATTCAACCTTCGGTGCCTGATCAAGGAGGCAGGAATGGACGACGTCGTCACGCAGCTTCCGCCGGTCAAGGCACCTGAGCTTGCATCCTGGTTCCGTGCGGCAGACGTCGTGGTGATGCCTTCCTTCAGCGAATCCTTCGGGCTGGTGGCGCTGGAGGCGCAGGCCTGCGGCACGCCTGTGGTGGCCACCCGCGTGGGCGGGCTGTCCCGCGCCATCTTCCACGGCCGGACCGGGCTTCTGGTGGACGGCCACCACGCGGCCGACTGGGCTGACGCGCTGGAAGCCCTGTACGACGACCCCGCAACCCGCGAAGACCTGGGCCGCGCCGCCGCCATCCGCGCCCAGAGCTCGGGCTGGCAGCGCACTGCCGCCATCACGCTCGAAAGCTACCACGCCGCCGTCGACAACTTTGTGGGCCGTCGGCTGGCACCCGTGGTTCCCGCTTCCTGA
- a CDS encoding family 4 glycosyl hydrolase, translated as MRLLIAGGGGFRVPLIYRALVSGPFAGLVTELVLHDVDPARLQAVTAVLQSMPGSQSARLPVHATTDLAAALTGTGMVFAAIRPGGTAGRVADETVAQDLGLLGQETTGAGGISYALRTIPRMLDLARLMREHCPDAWLINFTNPAGMVTEALLPVLGQRAIGICDSAGGLVQRAAGAAGVPLPVGRLDGVRYYGLNHLGWLYRLESGGRDVLPHLLADAGALQSFEEGRLFPQPFLAALGLLPNEYLYYYYRHEFARQAMRAMAQTRGESIHNQQQELYPRLAAAGPGAYLLWEEARRSREEGYLAEARCDGERRNEEDLAGGGYERVALAAMRALAGGGETQLILNTRNALFPLGAPEPRAHTPAGADPGPSQPAVPGLPADAVVEVPCTVTPAGAVPLPQQIPAGAQLGLLQRVKEVERLTVRAATYGDRSAALAAFARHPLVDSADLAARLLAGYEQAFPDLGKMWEGSER; from the coding sequence ATGCGGCTTCTGATTGCCGGCGGCGGGGGTTTCCGGGTGCCGCTGATATACCGGGCGTTGGTGTCCGGCCCCTTTGCCGGGTTGGTCACCGAGCTGGTGCTGCACGACGTCGATCCCGCGCGCCTCCAGGCAGTCACCGCGGTGCTGCAGAGTATGCCCGGGAGCCAGAGTGCCCGGCTTCCCGTCCATGCCACTACGGATCTCGCCGCGGCGCTGACCGGCACGGGCATGGTGTTCGCCGCCATCCGGCCCGGCGGGACGGCAGGGCGCGTGGCGGACGAAACGGTGGCGCAGGACCTCGGGCTGCTGGGGCAGGAAACCACAGGGGCCGGAGGGATCTCCTACGCTCTCCGGACCATTCCGCGCATGCTGGACCTCGCCCGGCTGATGCGGGAGCACTGTCCGGACGCCTGGCTCATCAACTTCACCAACCCGGCCGGCATGGTCACCGAAGCGCTGCTCCCCGTCCTGGGCCAAAGGGCCATCGGGATCTGCGACTCGGCGGGTGGGCTGGTGCAGCGGGCGGCGGGCGCGGCCGGCGTCCCGTTGCCGGTGGGACGGCTCGACGGCGTGCGCTACTACGGGCTGAACCACCTGGGCTGGCTGTACCGGCTGGAGTCGGGCGGCCGGGACGTGCTGCCGCACCTGTTGGCGGACGCCGGCGCCCTTCAGTCGTTCGAGGAGGGCAGGCTCTTCCCGCAGCCGTTCCTGGCCGCGCTGGGCCTGCTGCCCAATGAGTACCTGTACTACTACTACCGGCACGAATTCGCCCGGCAGGCGATGCGGGCCATGGCCCAGACCCGCGGGGAGAGCATCCACAACCAGCAGCAGGAGCTCTACCCGCGTCTGGCCGCTGCGGGGCCGGGTGCGTATCTGCTGTGGGAGGAGGCGCGGCGCTCCCGCGAAGAGGGCTACCTTGCCGAGGCCCGGTGTGACGGTGAGCGCCGGAATGAGGAGGACCTGGCAGGAGGCGGCTACGAACGGGTGGCGTTGGCCGCAATGCGCGCCCTGGCCGGCGGCGGGGAAACGCAGCTGATCCTCAACACCCGGAACGCACTGTTTCCCCTTGGCGCACCGGAACCCCGGGCACACACGCCCGCCGGGGCTGACCCAGGCCCTTCCCAACCCGCCGTTCCCGGCCTGCCGGCGGACGCCGTCGTCGAAGTCCCCTGCACTGTCACCCCGGCCGGCGCCGTTCCGTTGCCCCAGCAGATACCCGCCGGCGCGCAACTCGGGCTGCTCCAGCGGGTCAAGGAGGTGGAACGGCTCACAGTCCGGGCCGCCACATACGGAGACCGTTCCGCTGCCCTTGCGGCCTTCGCCCGGCACCCCCTGGTGGATTCGGCGGACCTGGCCGCCCGGCTTCTCGCCGGCTACGAACAGGCGTTTCCGGATTTGGGGAAGATGTGGGAGGGCAGTGAGCGTTAG
- a CDS encoding carbohydrate kinase family protein, with protein sequence MDAKPARPFDPLAAVRSPVEPGFDLLLAGTVFQDIIFTGLPHGPEPGTEIWSDGMGSCPGGVANQAIAAARLGLRTGLAAAFGDDGYGDFNWKILSGQEHVDLSLSRRVPGWHSPVTVSLCVDQDRSLVTHGHSAPVTNSELIGEPPKALAGIAEVGLEMEPWGRAAHAAGVKLFGDVGWDPSGEWAPVRLDNLQYFYAFLPNQREAMAFTGKDNPWSALYALADRVPVAVVTLGAQGAMAVDSETGEEEWVPSLPVKAHDPTGAGDCFDAAFIVGTLAGWPLGDRLRFANLCASLAVQEVGGSLAAPGWGDIADWWKRANARPERQTSQWLRRFGFLADIIEDVPLAAQRRAAATIAHLSDA encoded by the coding sequence ATGGACGCGAAGCCAGCCCGCCCCTTCGATCCGCTGGCCGCCGTCCGCTCACCCGTCGAACCCGGATTCGATCTCCTGCTGGCGGGCACCGTTTTCCAGGACATCATCTTCACCGGCCTTCCCCACGGGCCCGAACCAGGCACGGAAATCTGGAGCGACGGCATGGGCAGCTGTCCGGGCGGGGTGGCGAACCAGGCGATCGCAGCCGCCAGGCTGGGGCTGCGCACCGGGCTGGCCGCTGCTTTCGGGGATGACGGATACGGCGACTTCAACTGGAAGATCCTTTCCGGCCAGGAGCACGTGGACCTCAGCCTCTCCCGCCGCGTCCCCGGGTGGCACTCCCCGGTGACCGTGTCGCTCTGCGTGGACCAGGACCGCTCCCTGGTGACCCACGGGCACTCCGCGCCGGTGACGAACTCGGAGCTGATCGGGGAACCGCCAAAGGCGCTCGCCGGCATCGCCGAGGTGGGGCTGGAAATGGAACCGTGGGGCCGGGCCGCCCACGCGGCCGGGGTGAAGCTGTTCGGGGACGTGGGCTGGGACCCCAGCGGGGAGTGGGCGCCGGTGCGGCTCGACAACCTGCAGTACTTCTATGCTTTCCTGCCCAACCAGCGCGAGGCCATGGCCTTCACAGGCAAGGACAACCCCTGGAGCGCCCTCTATGCCCTGGCAGACCGCGTCCCCGTCGCCGTGGTGACCCTGGGAGCGCAGGGCGCCATGGCCGTGGACTCGGAAACCGGTGAAGAGGAGTGGGTGCCGTCGCTCCCCGTCAAGGCACATGACCCCACCGGGGCGGGCGACTGCTTCGACGCTGCGTTCATTGTGGGCACCCTGGCCGGCTGGCCGCTCGGGGACCGGCTGCGGTTTGCCAACCTGTGCGCGTCCCTGGCCGTGCAGGAGGTGGGCGGCTCCCTGGCAGCCCCGGGCTGGGGGGACATCGCCGACTGGTGGAAACGCGCCAACGCCCGCCCGGAACGGCAGACCAGCCAATGGCTGCGGCGCTTCGGGTTCCTCGCGGACATCATCGAGGATGTGCCGCTGGCAGCCCAGCGCCGGGCGGCAGCCACCATCGCGCACCTGTCCGACGCCTGA
- the alr gene encoding alanine racemase: protein MTYPATTGEFSAASGPDPRHERSAVIDLEAIRHNVRRLAAAASPAKVMAVVKADAYGHGAVPVARAALQAGAAWLGVAHISEALALRAGGIDAPLLAWLHTTDSNFGAAVAAGVDIGCSGWELERIVAAAREQERPARVHLKVDTGLGRNGATPETWDRLVGEAVEYQDQGLLRVVGIFSHLAVADEPERPETDQQVAAFREALAIAEDAGVDPEVRHLANTPATLSRPDTHFDLVRVGLGIYGLSPFDGTTSAELGLRPAMTLRTLVSQCKQVPEGQGVSYGLHYRTREASTLALIPLGYADGIPRIATGGPVRVAGKTYPVVGRIAMDQMVIDLGAGAAGAALQGAEAELFGNGADGGPTVDDWARAAGTINYEVVTRISPRVPRRFINENPPAESQAVAGLPGKAGAA, encoded by the coding sequence GTGACCTACCCCGCAACAACCGGTGAATTCAGCGCTGCCTCCGGGCCGGACCCCCGCCATGAGAGGTCCGCCGTGATCGACCTGGAGGCCATCCGGCACAACGTCCGCCGGCTTGCCGCTGCTGCTTCTCCCGCCAAAGTCATGGCCGTCGTCAAGGCCGATGCGTACGGCCACGGCGCCGTTCCGGTGGCCCGCGCAGCCCTGCAGGCCGGCGCGGCCTGGCTGGGCGTTGCCCACATTTCCGAAGCGCTCGCGCTGCGCGCCGGCGGCATCGACGCGCCGCTGCTTGCCTGGCTGCACACCACCGACAGCAACTTCGGCGCTGCCGTGGCCGCCGGCGTCGACATTGGCTGCTCCGGGTGGGAGCTGGAACGCATCGTAGCCGCGGCGCGGGAGCAGGAACGTCCCGCGCGGGTGCACCTGAAGGTTGATACCGGGCTGGGCCGCAACGGCGCCACGCCCGAGACTTGGGACCGCCTGGTGGGTGAAGCCGTGGAATACCAGGACCAGGGGCTGCTGCGGGTGGTGGGCATCTTCTCCCACCTGGCTGTGGCCGACGAGCCGGAGCGGCCCGAAACTGACCAGCAGGTGGCGGCTTTCCGCGAGGCGCTGGCCATCGCCGAGGACGCCGGCGTTGACCCTGAGGTCCGGCACCTGGCCAACACCCCCGCTACGTTGTCCCGCCCGGACACCCACTTCGACCTGGTCCGTGTGGGCCTTGGCATTTACGGGCTTTCACCGTTTGACGGGACCACGTCCGCCGAGCTTGGCCTCCGCCCCGCCATGACCCTCCGCACCCTGGTGTCGCAGTGCAAGCAGGTGCCAGAGGGGCAGGGCGTCTCCTACGGCCTGCATTACCGCACCAGGGAAGCGAGCACCCTCGCGCTCATTCCGCTGGGCTACGCCGACGGGATCCCGCGCATCGCCACCGGCGGTCCTGTCCGGGTCGCCGGAAAGACCTACCCGGTGGTGGGGCGGATCGCCATGGACCAGATGGTCATCGACCTTGGTGCGGGAGCAGCCGGCGCGGCTTTGCAGGGCGCGGAAGCGGAGCTGTTCGGCAACGGCGCCGACGGCGGACCCACGGTTGACGACTGGGCCCGCGCCGCCGGAACCATTAACTACGAGGTGGTGACCCGGATCAGCCCCCGCGTTCCCCGCCGCTTCATCAACGAGAACCCGCCGGCGGAGAGCCAGGCCGTGGCGGGCCTGCCCGGGAAGGCGGGAGCCGCATGA